In Miscanthus floridulus cultivar M001 chromosome 5, ASM1932011v1, whole genome shotgun sequence, one genomic interval encodes:
- the LOC136451346 gene encoding uncharacterized protein, with protein MASSEVKGRHDVPSFVLLDTQSYITGRPNSTTATSKTSIDLPIEVTFCAAHPPDLSYLFIHCPGLEVEPTDLSLAPKIISADADLVLLRVPRDPMARMIPSHSDYFVYKLNPEQSKLYLLPNPYPECFSDNEIAILGYGNRFAVATIRMPLRDFSFMLHLYHSGPDGKPGSWTSQRVPVEEPQRDIVCPIPDSAQRLMYHLTTKVITLGGAKGTVGFVDLWRGILLCDLLEDSPKLRDMPLPLPAKGNWSKFLNSCPYYCRDIAVNQSKDTIKYVEMEITRPTKVTWIASTSDSDSYYEWLNHQKLPRSYSLVPGSWKMTTWSMPIPITSWDSWHRRCTIRSEDINLPSDNTRHYELLRKLMSSGGTEEEKATEATLSLGCLHMAYPTMSIADDDDVVYLLSKGTSIRSVEMGVAVDASTGTLQGVVKLDTKRHVGFMRCCIASGISKHLKTTGSCGNQQVGGGLCLNE; from the exons ATGGCGAGCTCCGAGGTCAAGGGCCGCCACGATGTCCCAAGCTTCGTCCTGCTCGACACCCAGAGCTACATCACCGGCCGACCCAACTCCACCACCGCCACTTCCAAGACGAGCATCGACCTGCCCATCGAGGTGACCTTCTGCGCCGCCCACCCGCCAGACCTCTCCTACTTATTCATCCACTGCCCGGGTCTAGAAGTGGAACCCACGGATTTGTCCCTGGCGCCCAAGATAATCAGCGCTGACGccgacctcgtcctcctccgcgtGCCGCGCGATCCCATGGCCAGAATGATTCCGAGTCACAGCGACTACTTCGTCTACAAGTTGAACCCTGAACAATCAAAGCTGTACCTGCTCCCGAACCCATATCCCGAATGCTTCAGCGACAACGAGATCGCCATACTGGGGTACGGCAACAGGTTCGCTGTGGCCACTATCAGAATGCCGCTccgtgatttttctttcatgctcCACCTATACCACTCTGGACCCGACGGCAAGCCAGGGAGTTGGACCTCCCAGCGGGTGCCCGTGGAGGAGCCCCAGAGGGACATCGTGTGCCCGATTCCTGACTCAGCACAGAGGCTCATGTACCATCTGACGACGAAGGTGATCACGCTCGGGGGTGCTAAAGGTACAGTTGGCTTTGTCGATCTCTGGCGAGGCATACTTCTCTGCGACTTGCTGGAAGACAGTCCCAAGCTCCGTGACATGCCGCTGCCCCTGCCAGCCAAGGGCAACTGGAGTAAATTCCTCAATAGCTGCCCGTACTATTGTCGTGACATCGCTGTCAACCAGAGCAAAGACACTATCAAGTACGTCGAGATGGAGATCACTCGGCCAACTAAGGTGACCTGGATTGCCTCCACATCCGATTCTGATTCCTATTACGAATGGCTGAACCACCAAAAACTTCCGCGGTCATACTCCTTGGTCCCTGGTAGCTGGAAGATGACTACATGGAGTATGCCTATCCCAATCACGTCATGGGACAGCTGGCATCGTCGATGCACAATCCGTTCAGAGGACATCAACCTCCCTTCTGACAACACAAGGCATTATGAGCTGCTGCGTAAACTCATGAGCAGCGGCGGCACCGAGGAGGAGAAGGCCACAGAGGCAACCTTGTCCCTGGGATGTCTTCACATGGCTTACCCCACCATGAGCatcgctgatgatgatgatgtggttTATTTGTTGTCCAAAGGCACCAGCATTCGATCGGTGGAGATGGGAGTCGCTGTTGATGCAAGTACAGGGACTCTGCAAGGAGTGGTGAAGCTTGATACGAAGAGGCACGTTGGTTTTATGCGCTGCTGCATCGCCAGTGGGATCTCCAAACATCTCAAAACTACAG GTTCATGCGGAAATCAACAAGTAGGAGGCGGCCTCTGCTTAAATGAGTAA
- the LOC136451348 gene encoding GDSL esterase/lipase At5g45910-like produces the protein MGDLLQRAAVALLLLQLQSLLLLSSSPKPVAAARPSLGAVGRRYDSIFSFGDSYTDTGNNPVAFAWYDVADPVMRPPYGSTFFGRPTGRNCDGRLVVDFIAELLDLPLVLPFLAHGHGDGSLRRGANFAVGSATAVDASFFHHDGEALFPINVSLSVQLQWFESLKPSLCATPKECQELFGSSLFLVGELGFNDYSFSLARSKSVQLARSLVQDVVGTISMAIERLIEHGATRLVVSGMVPAGCVPPFLVLFDGADPASYDPRTGCLKEMNELSIHHNTLLQESLGKIRARHPDVEVAYADFFSPVMAMVESPGKYGFLEDVLAGCCGGPGRYHLNADIVCGDPGADTCEDPSARLFWDGTHLTEAANRYIADEWLSSIISPARASSY, from the exons ATGGGCGACTTGTTGCAGCGCGCTGCCGTCGCGCTCCTCCTGCTCCAGCTCCAGTCACTCCTTCTCTTGTCTTCGTCGCCAAAGCCTGTTGCCGCCGCGCGCCCCTCCCTCGGCGCCGTCGGGCGGCGCTACGACTCCATCTTCAGCTTCGGCGACTCCTACACCGACACGGGCAACAACCCCGTGGCCTTCGCATGGTACGACGTCGCCGACCCCGTGATGCGCCCGCCCTACGGCTCCACCTTCTTCGGCCGCCCCACTGGACGCAACTGCGACGGACGCCTCGTCGTCGACTTCATCG CTGAACTCCTGGACCTGCCGCTGGTGCTTCCTTTCCTCGCGCACGGGCACGGCGACGGCAGCCTCCGCCGCGGCGCCAACTTCGCGGTggggagcgccaccgccgtcgaCGCGAGCTTCTTCCACCACGACGGGGAGGCCCTGTTCCCTATTAACGTGAGCCTCAGCGTGCAGCTGCAATGGTTCGAGTCTCTCAAGCCCTCGCTCTGCGCCACGCCCAAAG AGTGCCAGGAGTTGTTCGGCAGCTCGCTCTTCTTGGTGGGCGAGCTCGGCTTCAACGACTACTCCTTTTCGTTGGCCAGATCGAAGAGCGTTCAGCTGGCCAGATCACTGGTTCAGGACGTCGTCGGGACCATCTCCATGGCCATCGAG AGGTTAATCGAGCACGGGGCGACACGTTTGGTGGTTTCCGGGATGGTTCCGGCGGGATGCGTGCCGCCGTTCCTCGTCCTGTTCGACGGCGCCGACCCGGCAAGCTACGACCCCCGGACAGGGTGCCTCAAGGAGATGAACGAGCTGTCCATTCACCACAACACTCTGTTGCAGGAGTCCCTAGGGAAGATCAGAGCCAGGCACCCGGACGTCGAGGTCGCCTACGCCGATTTCTTCAGCCCCGTCATGGCGATGGTGGAGTCGCCGGGAAAGTATG GATTCCTAGAGGATGTTCTTGCCGGCTGCTGTGGAGGGCCGGGGAGGTACCACTTAAACGCGGACATCGTTTGCGGCGATCCGGGCGCGGACACGTGCGAGGATCCATCTGCTCGTCTGTTCTGGGATGGCACCCACCTGACGGAGGCGGCGAACCGGTACATCGCCGACGAGTGGCTCAGCAGTATAATCTCGCCGGCGAGGGCTAGCAGCTACTAG